The Xanthomonas indica genome has a segment encoding these proteins:
- a CDS encoding ATP-binding protein has translation MRSRRILGWLLLAWSAVAGAAVPPTPQPRQLTVADGLPSNSINGFAEDKLGYLWLASSDGLARFDGRGYRIWRIEDGLHANKIWCVHVDAQNRVWFGTDGAGLGMLSADRRQFRYYDRSTYPQIGGTTVWAIASTPDGSIWFGTATGGLHQVQPDGRLRRFMPIPGDARSLPSATVTHLATTADGTLWVGTRSGLARWTGHDFQRVDAAALPRPEVQGLTPERDDTLWVSTQGGVRLLRADASVVEPYWRNVPDESVLAMLVHDRHGTRWFDTMDGLGRESESGVIRNVPLYSNSAHGLVKPNWALAFEDREGGLWFASSNAGLWHLPANWQQFSVLSYRVDDPESMGNPYVLGTAASRDGGVWLAGTRGVLDKLDPGTGVVHRHMQAMFGRDWSRAIAEDPQGRLWAATFGGLLRYDPVSGEVRRWAKDAAVDPAMPAEVEKIAFSSDRHAWIFSDIGGVQVRDLDGRVLRTMAPGTAGLPAELVVAEVRPGPQGQLWLLGQHGLLAWDPAQARFAPVPGAPQRPLSTFAISDGNVVWLAGVGQLERYLWDGRRLSLLDRIDADQEFPALAPNGLVVDASGVAWLSSVRGLIRVDPASKAIRSYGVHDGLPNQEFRARTLVQARSGQILGGTPDGVVLFEPAQVVPSRRQPPLVIERIGVRRGERGLDLLHADHIALQEGDRDLHVVARLLSFSDTDANTYRFRLSGYDPDWVDVGASGERLFSRLPSGHYTLEMQARTADKVWSKVITLHFRVLPPWWRSPWGVAGLAVLAVLALWLLAYLYRRRLRRRAAWQLAVHKQEVAEQASLAKTRFLATLGHEVRTPMTGVLGMSELLLATPLDPKQRRYTESIRDAGSHLLRLVNDALDLARIEAGRLELEQQPFDLVRLIAELEAMMGPMARGRGLAFALDNAMPPHVTARGDATRVRQILLNLLNNAIKFTEHGSVQLRVAPLQPQQGVRFEVADTGPGINAEQQARLFQRFEQADGPRTAARYGGSGLGLAISQELAVAMGGRIELRSRLGAGTRFLVELPLPWTPEPLPQAPRDTRGSSSAATPQRILLVEDDPTVAEVVGGLLRARGHHVTHAAHALAALTEAAASSFDIALLDLDLPGLDGLALARQLRAFGYAMPLIAVTARADADAEPQARAAGFSGFLRKPVTGEMLADAVEGEPGVDEVPGAGERDGNDGGP, from the coding sequence GCCGCCGACGCCGCAGCCGCGCCAGCTGACCGTGGCCGACGGCCTGCCGTCCAACAGCATCAACGGCTTTGCCGAGGACAAGCTCGGCTATCTGTGGCTGGCCAGCAGCGACGGCCTGGCCCGCTTCGACGGACGCGGCTACCGCATCTGGCGGATCGAGGACGGCCTGCATGCCAACAAGATCTGGTGCGTGCACGTGGACGCGCAGAACCGGGTCTGGTTCGGGACCGACGGCGCCGGCCTGGGCATGCTCTCGGCCGACCGCCGCCAGTTCCGCTATTACGATCGCAGCACGTATCCGCAGATCGGCGGCACCACGGTGTGGGCGATCGCCTCCACGCCAGACGGCAGCATCTGGTTCGGCACCGCCACCGGCGGCCTGCACCAGGTGCAGCCGGACGGCCGCCTGCGCCGCTTCATGCCGATCCCCGGCGATGCGCGCAGCCTGCCTTCGGCGACCGTCACGCACTTGGCGACCACGGCCGACGGCACCCTGTGGGTGGGGACCCGCAGTGGCCTGGCGCGCTGGACCGGGCACGACTTCCAGCGCGTCGACGCCGCCGCGCTGCCGCGGCCGGAGGTGCAGGGGCTGACCCCCGAACGCGACGATACCCTGTGGGTGTCCACCCAGGGCGGGGTGCGCCTGCTGCGCGCCGATGCCAGCGTGGTGGAGCCGTACTGGCGCAACGTGCCCGACGAGAGCGTGCTGGCGATGCTGGTCCACGACCGCCACGGCACGCGCTGGTTCGACACCATGGACGGGCTGGGCCGCGAGAGCGAGTCCGGCGTGATCCGCAACGTGCCGCTGTACAGCAACTCCGCGCACGGGCTGGTCAAGCCGAACTGGGCGCTGGCCTTCGAGGACCGCGAGGGCGGCCTGTGGTTCGCCAGTTCCAATGCCGGCCTGTGGCACCTGCCGGCGAACTGGCAGCAGTTCTCGGTACTGTCCTACCGCGTGGACGACCCGGAGTCGATGGGCAATCCCTACGTGCTCGGCACCGCCGCCTCCCGCGATGGCGGCGTGTGGCTGGCCGGCACGCGTGGCGTGCTGGACAAGCTGGATCCGGGCACCGGTGTCGTGCATCGGCACATGCAGGCGATGTTCGGGCGCGACTGGTCGCGCGCGATCGCCGAGGATCCGCAAGGGCGGCTGTGGGCGGCGACCTTCGGCGGGCTGCTGCGCTACGACCCGGTCAGCGGCGAGGTGCGGCGCTGGGCCAAGGATGCCGCCGTCGACCCGGCGATGCCGGCGGAAGTGGAGAAAATCGCCTTCAGCAGCGACCGCCACGCGTGGATCTTCAGCGATATCGGCGGCGTGCAGGTGCGCGACCTCGACGGCCGCGTGCTGCGCACCATGGCGCCGGGAACCGCCGGCCTGCCCGCGGAACTGGTGGTGGCGGAAGTGCGGCCCGGGCCGCAGGGCCAGCTCTGGCTGCTGGGGCAGCACGGCCTGCTCGCCTGGGATCCGGCGCAGGCACGTTTCGCGCCCGTGCCCGGCGCGCCGCAGCGGCCGCTGAGCACCTTCGCGATCAGCGACGGCAATGTGGTGTGGCTGGCCGGCGTCGGCCAACTGGAGCGCTATCTGTGGGATGGCCGCCGGTTGAGCCTGCTCGACCGCATCGATGCCGATCAGGAATTCCCGGCCCTGGCGCCGAATGGCCTGGTGGTCGACGCCAGTGGCGTGGCCTGGCTGAGCAGCGTGCGCGGGCTGATCCGGGTCGATCCGGCGAGCAAGGCGATCCGCTCCTATGGCGTGCACGACGGCCTGCCGAACCAGGAGTTCCGCGCCCGCACCCTGGTGCAGGCGCGCAGCGGGCAGATCCTCGGCGGCACCCCGGACGGGGTGGTGCTGTTCGAGCCGGCGCAGGTGGTGCCGTCGCGGCGACAGCCGCCGCTGGTGATCGAGCGCATCGGCGTGCGCCGCGGCGAGCGCGGGCTGGATCTGCTGCATGCCGACCATATCGCGCTGCAGGAAGGCGACCGCGATCTGCACGTGGTCGCACGCCTGCTGTCGTTCTCCGACACCGACGCCAATACCTACCGCTTCCGCCTCAGCGGCTACGACCCGGACTGGGTCGACGTGGGTGCCAGCGGCGAGCGGCTGTTCTCGCGGCTGCCGTCGGGCCACTACACCCTGGAGATGCAGGCGCGTACGGCCGACAAGGTGTGGTCGAAGGTGATCACGCTGCACTTCCGCGTCTTGCCGCCGTGGTGGCGCAGCCCCTGGGGCGTGGCCGGGCTGGCGGTGCTCGCGGTGCTGGCGCTGTGGCTGCTGGCCTACCTGTACCGGCGCCGCCTGCGCCGGCGCGCCGCCTGGCAACTGGCGGTGCACAAGCAGGAAGTGGCCGAGCAGGCCTCGCTGGCCAAGACCCGCTTCCTGGCCACGCTCGGCCACGAAGTGCGCACGCCGATGACCGGCGTGCTGGGCATGAGCGAACTGCTGCTGGCCACGCCGCTGGACCCCAAGCAGCGCCGCTACACCGAATCGATCCGCGACGCCGGCTCGCACCTGCTGCGCCTGGTCAACGATGCGCTGGATCTGGCGCGGATCGAGGCCGGGCGGTTGGAACTGGAGCAGCAGCCGTTCGACCTGGTCCGGCTGATCGCCGAACTGGAAGCGATGATGGGGCCGATGGCGCGCGGCCGCGGCCTCGCCTTCGCCCTGGACAACGCCATGCCGCCGCACGTCACCGCGCGCGGCGACGCCACGCGGGTGCGGCAGATCCTGCTGAACCTGCTCAACAACGCCATCAAGTTCACCGAGCACGGCAGCGTGCAGTTGCGGGTGGCGCCGCTGCAGCCGCAGCAGGGCGTGCGTTTCGAGGTCGCCGATACCGGGCCGGGCATCAATGCCGAACAGCAGGCGCGGCTGTTCCAGCGCTTCGAGCAGGCCGACGGACCGCGTACCGCCGCACGCTACGGCGGCAGCGGCCTGGGCCTGGCGATCAGCCAGGAACTGGCGGTGGCGATGGGCGGACGCATCGAACTGCGCAGCCGCCTCGGTGCCGGCACCCGTTTCCTGGTCGAACTGCCGTTGCCGTGGACGCCCGAGCCGCTGCCGCAGGCGCCGCGCGACACCCGCGGCTCCAGCAGCGCCGCGACGCCGCAGCGGATCCTGCTGGTCGAGGACGACCCGACCGTGGCCGAGGTGGTCGGCGGCCTGCTGCGCGCACGCGGCCACCACGTCACCCACGCCGCGCACGCGCTGGCCGCGCTGACCGAAGCGGCGGCGAGCAGCTTCGATATCGCGCTGCTGGATCTGGACCTGCCGGGCCTGGACGGCCTGGCCCTGGCGCGGCAGTTGCGCGCCTTCGGCTACGCCATGCCGCTGATCGCGGTCACCGCCCGCGCCGACGCCGACGCCGAACCGCAGGCCCGCGCCGCCGGCTTCAGCGGCTTCCTGCGCAAACCGGTGACCGGCGAGATGCTGGCCGACGCGGTGGAGGGGGAGCCGGGCGTCGACGAAGTGCCAGGAGCCGGGGAGCGCGATGGCAACGACGGTGGCCCTTAG